The following DNA comes from Cygnus olor isolate bCygOlo1 chromosome 15, bCygOlo1.pri.v2, whole genome shotgun sequence.
TCCCTTCCCCTGCAAAGCCATCAACAAGATCCTGTGGCGGACCTGCGAGTCGGGGTAGGCGATGGGGGCGCCGGGTGCTGGGGGAGGTTtggtgcggggccgggggtccccggggctgcggggtccgacccctctgctccccctgcagcaaccccttcatcatcttcaacGGCGGCATGCCGCGGGCCAGCTACGGCGACCGGCACTGCGTCAGCGTGCTGCAGGGCCAGACCCTCGCCACGCTGGACTTCACCTCCCGTGTCATCGACTTCTTCACCGTGCAGAACCCCGAGGTGCCCGAGGGAGGTACGTCCCGCCGGCACCGCGGTCCCCGGGCTGGGGGTCTCCGCTAGCggcatctctttttctttttttttttttttttttctcctttttcccccctcccttcccttccccaggcttCGAGAACCCCCGCgccctggtggtgctggtggaggaggagctggtggtGATCGACCTGCAGACGCCGGGCTGGCCCACCATCCCCGCCCCGTACCTGGCGCCGCTCCACTCCTCCGCCATCACCTGCTCCTACCACATCTCCAACGTGCCCCTCAAGCTCTGGGAGAGGATCGTCAGCGCcggggagcagcagagcccccGCCTCTCCTCCGCGGTGagtgctggggatggagggggacacacacacacacacacacacaccccgaGTGCCATGGGGTGGGCGCACGGAGGTGTGATGCTTgctgtcaccccccccccccaccccccgcagGCTTGGCCCATCAACGGGGGGAAGAACCTGGCCCAGGAGCCCACGCAGCGAGGTCTGCTCCTCACCGGGTGAGCGCCTGCGATGGCTCTGCTGTGGAGGCCTGGAACCTGTGCATGACGTGGAGGgcgtgtggggggggggggggggggttcctaAGTGCCAGGAGGGAGGGGAcgtccccagccccttcccgTGGTGGGCGTGGGACAGGGTGATGGTGGGGAAGGACCTCCACCAGGAGCTGAAGCCAAAGCGGGTGCATGGGGCATGCAGGGAAGctgggggggcagctgctggtgctggctgggctgACAACCCCCGCTGTGTAGCTCGGTGGCCGGGCAGCAGCGTGTCACCCGCCGCGTTGTCCCCTCACCCCTCCTGGCACGGCGGCCACCAGCGCACAGGCGGCTCTTGTTAGCCCGGCTCTCGTTAGCACCGTCCTAAcgggaaccccccccccccggccccggcaggCACGAGGACGGCACGGTGCGGTTCTGGGACGCCTCGGGGGTGTCCCTGAAGCCTCTCTACAAGCTGGGCACCGCCGGCATCTTCCAGACCGACTGCGAGCACAACGACAGCCTCAACCAGGCGGGCGAGGAGGAGTGGCCGCCGTTCCGCAAGGTGACGTCtcggggggacaccggggggggaGATGCTGCAGTCCCCGGCACCCCCGTGCCTCGGGGGGAGATGCACCCGCAGGAGCCATCCCAGCTGCGCCGTGGGGACGTGTCCCCTCGCTCGgggcacagctgctgcctcGGGGACACAAGGGACGCTTGTTCTGCACGCCCCGTCCCGTGGGTCTGCCCTGGTGTTGTGGGGGGGATCCCAGGGCACCGGGGACGCGTGGGGACGGAGCTGGCCCGGGCACGATGCCCGGTGCTGGTGGCTGCCCACGGCTGCGTGAcacccccggcccctctcccCGCAGGTGGGCTGCTTTGATCCCTACAGCGACGACCCCCGCCTGGGCATCCAGAAGATCGCTCTGTGCAAATACACGGCCAAGATGGTGGTGGCTGGCACGGCCGGGCAGGTAGAGGTGGAGGAAAAAGTGGCCGGGCACGGGGTGCCCCagtccccgcagccccccccctgTTCCCATCCTCGGGGGCAGGACGGGGaccctgccctggggagccctcCGTGTCCCCCCACCGGCCGCTTGTCCCCTCCCCGCAGGTGCTGGTGATGGAGCTGAGCGACGAGAAGTCGGAGCACGCCGTCAGCGTGGCCACGGTGGACCTGCTGCAGGACCGCGAGGGCTTCACCTGGAAGGGCCACGACCGCCTGGCGCCCCGCAACGGCCCCCTCGCCTTCGCCCCCGGCTTCCAGCCCAGCGTCCTGGTGCAGTGCGTGCCCCCCGCCGCCGTCACCGCCGTCACCCTGCACTCCGAGTGGAACCTGGTGGCTTTCGGCACCAGCCACGGCTTCGGGCTCTTCGACTACCACCGGCGCAACCCGGTGCTGGCCAGGTAGcaatatggggggggggggatgctcGGGGCTGGGGACCCCGCGGTGGGGTCCGGGCGCTGAGCAGCGGTGCCGTAGGTGTACGCTGCACCCCAACGACTCGCTGGCCATGGAGGGGCCCCTGTCCCGCGTCAAGTCCCTGAAGAAGTCCCTGCGGCAGTCCTTCCGCCGCATCCGCAAGAGCAGGGTGTCGGGCAAGAAGAGGCTCAACCCCGGCAGCCCCTCCAGCAAGGTGGGCGCAGAGCGGGGCCGGCTCctcgcccccccctccccgccgtcCCCTTCCCCGCCTGTGtgtgctggggggctcctgacccccgtccccccgctcccccccccctccccacctcgCAAGGTGCAGGAGGCCAACGCGCAGCTGGCCGAGCAGGCGGGCCCCCCCGAGGTGGAGATGACGCCGGTGCAGAGGCGGATCGAGCCCCGCTCGGCCGACGACTCGCTCTCCGGCGTGGTGCGGTGCCTCTACTTCGCGGACACCTTCCTGCGGGACGGTGAGAGCCCCGCGCgtctccccccccaccccgcggCCGTGCTGTAGGGAGAGGGATCctcacgctgctgctgctgctgctcctcccgTCCCGCAGCCGCCCACCACGGCCCCACGATGTGGGCAGGGACCAACTCGGGCTCGGTGTTCGCCTACGCCCTGGAGGTGCCGTCGCAGGAGAAGTTTTCGGAGCGGGCGGTGGAGGCGGTGCTGGGCAAGGAGATCCAGCTGATGCACCGGGCGCCCGTGGTGGCCATCGCCGTGCTGGACGGCCGGGGGAACCCGTTGCCCGAGCCCTACGAGGTCTCGCGGGACCTGGCCAAGGCCCCCGACATGCAGGGCAGCCACTCCATGCTCATCTCCTCGGAGGAGCAGTTCAAGGTGAGCCTGGGGCTGTGCGCCACGGTGGGACCGGCCAGCCCCGGCACGTCCCGTGTCCGCTCTGGGCATTCCCATCCAGGCTGGCACTTGGAAAAGCAACCAGGGTGGGG
Coding sequences within:
- the LLGL1 gene encoding lethal(2) giant larvae protein homolog 1 isoform X1 — translated: MMKFRFRRQGADPHRERLRHDLFAFSKTVEHGFPSQPSALAYDPRLRVMAIGTKAGAVKLYGAPGVELTGLHKETATVTQLHFLAGQGWLLSLLDDNTLHLWEIYQKEGCSHLEETRSFGLPARPGCSPSITRVTVILPMALGAVACLGTEGGAVYFLTLPGLVLLEDKTLFQDEILQSVPDEYRCGKALGPVESIQEHPRDAGRLLIGYSRGLVALWDQSTRAVQHLFLGNQQLESLAWEHSGKSIVSSHSDGGYMVWAAGGGGQRTQQPVLSTIPYGPFPCKAINKILWRTCESGNPFIIFNGGMPRASYGDRHCVSVLQGQTLATLDFTSRVIDFFTVQNPEVPEGGFENPRALVVLVEEELVVIDLQTPGWPTIPAPYLAPLHSSAITCSYHISNVPLKLWERIVSAGEQQSPRLSSAAWPINGGKNLAQEPTQRGLLLTGHEDGTVRFWDASGVSLKPLYKLGTAGIFQTDCEHNDSLNQAGEEEWPPFRKVGCFDPYSDDPRLGIQKIALCKYTAKMVVAGTAGQVLVMELSDEKSEHAVSVATVDLLQDREGFTWKGHDRLAPRNGPLAFAPGFQPSVLVQCVPPAAVTAVTLHSEWNLVAFGTSHGFGLFDYHRRNPVLARCTLHPNDSLAMEGPLSRVKSLKKSLRQSFRRIRKSRVSGKKRLNPGSPSSKVQEANAQLAEQAGPPEVEMTPVQRRIEPRSADDSLSGVVRCLYFADTFLRDAAHHGPTMWAGTNSGSVFAYALEVPSQEKFSERAVEAVLGKEIQLMHRAPVVAIAVLDGRGNPLPEPYEVSRDLAKAPDMQGSHSMLISSEEQFKVFTLPKVSAKTKFKLTAHEGCRVRKVALVSLASAGPEERVENCLACLTNLGDIHIFTVPSLRPQVHYGCIRKEDISGIASCVFTKHGQGFYLISPSEFERFSLSARNVTEPLCCLEVSRLQDTSCLSNSTATPKLPQANGTHVPHSPEANHSPSDSDRSPEEHQASSPGPVDSPNSSMENPLDTTGDITVEEVKDFLASSEEAERNMRNVSEDEARPAGILIK
- the LLGL1 gene encoding lethal(2) giant larvae protein homolog 1 isoform X2, giving the protein MMKFRFRRQGADPHRERLRHDLFAFSKTVEHGFPSQPSALAYDPRLRVMAIGTKAGAVKLYGAPGVELTGLHKETATVTQLHFLAGQGWLLSLLDDNTLHLWEIYQKEGCSHLEETRSFGLPARPGCSPSITRVTVILPMALGAVACLGTEGGAVYFLTLPGLVLLEDKTLFQDEILQSVPDEYRCGKALGPVESIQEHPRDAGRLLIGYSRGLVALWDQSTRAVQHLFLGNQQLESLAWEHSGKSIVSSHSDGGYMVWAAGGGGQRTQQPVLSTIPYGPFPCKAINKILWRTCESGNPFIIFNGGMPRASYGDRHCVSVLQGQTLATLDFTSRVIDFFTVQNPEVPEGGFENPRALVVLVEEELVVIDLQTPGWPTIPAPYLAPLHSSAITCSYHISNVPLKLWERIVSAGEQQSPRLSSAAWPINGGKNLAQEPTQRGLLLTGHEDGTVRFWDASGVSLKPLYKLGTAGIFQTDCEHNDSLNQAGEEEWPPFRKVGCFDPYSDDPRLGIQKIALCKYTAKMVVAGTAGQVLVMELSDEKSEHAVSVATVDLLQDREGFTWKGHDRLAPRNGPLAFAPGFQPSVLVQCVPPAAVTAVTLHSEWNLVAFGTSHGFGLFDYHRRNPVLARCTLHPNDSLAMEGPLSRVKSLKKSLRQSFRRIRKSRVSGKKRLNPGSPSSKEANAQLAEQAGPPEVEMTPVQRRIEPRSADDSLSGVVRCLYFADTFLRDAAHHGPTMWAGTNSGSVFAYALEVPSQEKFSERAVEAVLGKEIQLMHRAPVVAIAVLDGRGNPLPEPYEVSRDLAKAPDMQGSHSMLISSEEQFKVFTLPKVSAKTKFKLTAHEGCRVRKVALVSLASAGPEERVENCLACLTNLGDIHIFTVPSLRPQVHYGCIRKEDISGIASCVFTKHGQGFYLISPSEFERFSLSARNVTEPLCCLEVSRLQDTSCLSNSTATPKLPQANGTHVPHSPEANHSPSDSDRSPEEHQASSPGPVDSPNSSMENPLDTTGDITVEEVKDFLASSEEAERNMRNVSEDEARPAGILIK
- the LLGL1 gene encoding lethal(2) giant larvae protein homolog 1 isoform X3: MMKFRFRRQGADPHRERLRHDLFAFSKTVEHGFPSQPSALAYDPRLRVMAIGTKAGAVKLYGAPGVELTGLHKETATVTQLHFLAGQGWLLSLLDDNTLHLWEIYQKEGCSHLEETRSFGLPARPGCSPSITRVTVILPMALGAVACLGTEGGAVYFLTLPGLVLLEDKTLFQDEILQSVPDEYRCGKALGPVESIQEHPRDAGRLLIGYSRGLVALWDQSTRAVQHLFLGNQQLESLAWEHSGKSIVSSHSDGGYMVWAAGGGGQRTQQPVLSTIPYGPFPCKAINKILWRTCESGNPFIIFNGGMPRASYGDRHCVSVLQGQTLATLDFTSRVIDFFTVQNPEVPEGGFENPRALVVLVEEELVVIDLQTPGWPTIPAPYLAPLHSSAITCSYHISNVPLKLWERIVSAGEQQSPRLSSAAWPINGGKNLAQEPTQRGLLLTGHEDGTVRFWDASGVSLKPLYKLGTAGIFQTDCEHNDSLNQAGEEEWPPFRKVGCFDPYSDDPRLGIQKIALCKYTAKMVVAGTAGQVLVMELSDEKSEHAVSVATVDLLQDREGFTWKGHDRLAPRNGPLAFAPGFQPSVLVQCVPPAAVTAVTLHSEWNLVAFGTSHGFGLFDYHRRNPVLARCTLHPNDSLAMEGPLSRVKSLKKSLRQSFRRIRKSRVSGKKRLNPGSPSSKAGPPEVEMTPVQRRIEPRSADDSLSGVVRCLYFADTFLRDAAHHGPTMWAGTNSGSVFAYALEVPSQEKFSERAVEAVLGKEIQLMHRAPVVAIAVLDGRGNPLPEPYEVSRDLAKAPDMQGSHSMLISSEEQFKVFTLPKVSAKTKFKLTAHEGCRVRKVALVSLASAGPEERVENCLACLTNLGDIHIFTVPSLRPQVHYGCIRKEDISGIASCVFTKHGQGFYLISPSEFERFSLSARNVTEPLCCLEVSRLQDTSCLSNSTATPKLPQANGTHVPHSPEANHSPSDSDRSPEEHQASSPGPVDSPNSSMENPLDTTGDITVEEVKDFLASSEEAERNMRNVSEDEARPAGILIK